In one window of Micromonospora cathayae DNA:
- a CDS encoding NADH:flavin oxidoreductase/NADH oxidase, protein MSALFTPLTLRGVTLPNRVALAPMCQYSAEDGLPNEWHRVHLGSRAVGGVGLLLTEATAVLPEGRISPQDTGLWSGAHVDAWRPVTAFLTAHGSVPAVQLAHAGFKASTYRPWAPERGGVPDAEGGWTPVGPGAEPFVPDYRTPTALDAAGIDTVVEAFGTAAVRAVDAGFAAVEIHAAHGYLLHEFLSPLTNHRTDGYGGDRAGRMRLTLEVARTVRAAVGEDVPVLARISATDWVDDGWTVDDSVVLAGELARVGVDLVDCSSGGATARADIPVGPGYQVPLAARVRREAGVPTGAVGLIVEPEQAERIVADGEADLVLLGRELLRDPYWAHRAAAKLGAATSRPQQYARAL, encoded by the coding sequence ATGAGCGCCCTGTTCACCCCGCTGACCCTGCGCGGCGTCACCCTGCCCAACCGGGTCGCCCTGGCCCCGATGTGCCAGTACAGCGCCGAGGACGGCCTGCCCAACGAGTGGCACCGGGTGCACCTCGGTTCCCGCGCGGTGGGCGGCGTCGGCCTGCTGCTGACCGAGGCCACCGCGGTACTCCCCGAGGGCCGGATCAGCCCGCAGGACACCGGCCTGTGGTCCGGCGCGCACGTCGACGCGTGGCGGCCGGTCACCGCGTTCCTGACCGCGCACGGGTCGGTGCCGGCGGTCCAGCTGGCGCACGCCGGTTTCAAGGCGTCCACCTACCGGCCGTGGGCGCCGGAGCGCGGCGGGGTGCCGGACGCCGAGGGCGGCTGGACACCGGTCGGCCCCGGCGCGGAGCCCTTCGTACCCGACTACCGGACCCCGACCGCGCTGGACGCGGCCGGCATCGACACCGTCGTCGAGGCGTTCGGTACGGCGGCGGTCCGGGCGGTGGACGCCGGTTTCGCCGCCGTGGAGATCCATGCCGCGCACGGCTACCTGCTGCACGAGTTCCTCTCCCCGCTGACCAACCACCGCACCGACGGCTACGGCGGGGACCGGGCCGGCCGGATGCGGCTGACGCTGGAGGTGGCCCGGACGGTCCGCGCGGCCGTCGGCGAGGACGTGCCGGTGCTGGCCCGGATCTCCGCCACCGACTGGGTCGACGACGGCTGGACGGTCGACGACAGCGTGGTGCTGGCCGGCGAACTGGCCCGGGTCGGGGTGGACCTGGTCGACTGCTCGTCGGGTGGGGCGACGGCCCGGGCGGACATCCCGGTCGGGCCGGGCTACCAGGTGCCGCTGGCGGCCCGGGTCCGCCGGGAGGCCGGGGTGCCCACCGGTGCGGTCGGGTTGATCGTGGAGCCGGAGCAGGCCGAGCGGATCGTCGCCGACGGCGAGGCCGACCTGGTGCTGCTCGGCCGGGAACTGCTGCGCGACCCGTACTGGGCACACCGGGCGGCGGCCAAGTTGGGTGCCGCCACGAGCCGGCCCCAGCAGTACGCCCGCGCGCTCTGA
- a CDS encoding dicarboxylate/amino acid:cation symporter produces MRRIPFSVQILLGLVLGVALGFVARATDQGWLTSTLDTVGGLFVQLLKLAVPPLVFTAIVVSVVSLRGVTNAARLAGKTLLWFGVTALLAVGVGIGLGLLTDPGRGVTLDTAAATAPERTGSWTDFLTGIVPTNPVGAFVEGNVLQIVFLALVVGAAALLVGEPAEPFVALNRSLLEIVQKALWWVIRLAPLGTLGLIGNAVATYGWDLLAPLATFTTAVYVGCAIVLLVIYPVVLLAAGRLNPLRFYAGAWPAIELAFVSRSSVGTLPVTQRSVERLGVPREYASFAVPFGATTKMDGCAAVYPALAAIFVAQVFGVDLGVTDYLLIAFVSVVGSAATAGLTGAIVMLTLTLSTLGLPLAGAGLLLAIDPILDMIRTATNVAGQALVPTVVAAREGILDRSAYDAAGRRDLTEPVGTVAPAAGTGVLSTSRG; encoded by the coding sequence CTGCGCAGAATCCCCTTCTCCGTCCAGATCCTGCTCGGTCTGGTCCTCGGCGTGGCGCTCGGCTTCGTCGCCCGCGCCACCGACCAGGGCTGGCTGACCAGCACCCTCGACACCGTCGGCGGACTCTTCGTCCAGTTGCTCAAGCTGGCCGTGCCGCCACTGGTCTTCACCGCCATCGTGGTCAGCGTGGTGAGCCTGCGCGGCGTCACCAACGCGGCCCGGCTGGCCGGCAAGACCCTGCTCTGGTTCGGCGTCACCGCACTGCTCGCGGTGGGCGTCGGCATCGGGCTCGGGCTGCTCACCGACCCGGGCCGGGGCGTCACCCTGGACACCGCCGCGGCCACCGCCCCGGAACGGACCGGCTCCTGGACCGACTTCCTCACCGGCATCGTGCCGACCAACCCGGTCGGCGCGTTCGTCGAGGGCAACGTCCTGCAGATCGTCTTCCTCGCCCTGGTGGTCGGCGCGGCGGCGCTGCTGGTCGGTGAACCCGCCGAACCGTTCGTCGCCCTGAACCGCTCGCTGCTGGAGATCGTGCAGAAGGCGCTGTGGTGGGTGATCCGGCTCGCCCCGCTCGGCACGCTCGGCCTGATCGGCAACGCGGTCGCCACGTACGGCTGGGACCTGCTCGCCCCGCTCGCCACCTTCACCACCGCCGTCTACGTCGGCTGCGCGATCGTGCTGCTGGTGATCTACCCGGTGGTGCTGCTCGCCGCCGGCCGGCTCAACCCGCTGCGCTTCTACGCCGGGGCCTGGCCCGCCATCGAGCTGGCCTTCGTGTCCCGTTCCTCGGTGGGTACCCTGCCGGTGACCCAGCGGTCCGTCGAGCGGCTCGGGGTGCCCCGCGAGTACGCCTCGTTCGCCGTGCCGTTCGGCGCGACCACCAAGATGGACGGCTGCGCGGCGGTCTACCCGGCGCTCGCGGCGATCTTCGTCGCCCAGGTGTTCGGCGTCGACCTCGGCGTCACCGACTACCTGCTGATCGCCTTCGTCTCGGTGGTCGGCTCGGCCGCCACCGCCGGCCTGACCGGGGCCATCGTGATGCTCACCCTGACCCTGAGCACGCTGGGGCTGCCGCTGGCCGGGGCCGGTCTGCTGCTCGCCATCGACCCGATCCTCGACATGATCCGCACCGCCACCAACGTGGCCGGTCAGGCCCTGGTGCCGACCGTCGTCGCCGCCCGTGAGGGCATCCTCGACCGGAGCGCGTACGACGCCGCCGGCCGGCGGGACCTGACCGAGCCGGTCGGGACGGTGGCACCCGCGGCGGGCACCGGCGTGCTGTCGACGTCCCGCGGGTAG